A portion of the Gadus macrocephalus chromosome 10, ASM3116895v1 genome contains these proteins:
- the bicc2 gene encoding bicaudal C homolog 2: MATSTTEGSAPSAARVEPQEPDSEPSLGPGSDPQPEPSITHSPDKNQDQVQEQNQDLEQDQDQDQDQDRKQDQVQENQEEDQRQNQDQKMDQEKNQTHYQNHDRDKDLEQDQDQVQNKDQDQDQDQDQNQDQNHNNNQDQVKDQDQDQDQDQNQDQNHNHNHNQDQVKDQDQDQYQDQNQDQNQNHNHNQDQVKDKDQDQDRKLDQEPDQKQDQKKNQTHNKKQDQDQVRNQDRDQDQDQNQDQNHNHNHNQDQVKDQDQDQERKQDQEQDQKQDQNHNQTSTLPEREDEEDEEEEEEDGRRKATGPTPEDQGLQGRGSDPDQTEERFRIDRKKLECMLYGPRRGDGLSGEEFFERVMRETDTQVKWPSKLKIGAKSKKDPHVKVEGKRANVLEAKRKILEVLETKVNKVTLKMDVAHTEHSHVIGKGGGNIKNVMGVTSCHIHFPDSNRHNATGEKSNQVSIAGPVEGVEAARRSIRDLQPLALTFDLPASPVPQPQLDAGSPVIQQVSQALGVGVSFRAIPPQPPPAHQSPPAQPLYASRCCVRGLQGNAADVQKAVCVLMELLLGPEVGGQGAGLIVSSQLDVTSQQHLFMLGQNGAHFLAVMHQTQTQIILPDPSAPQSPPSLLVQGSPEGVCLARQQLMDCLPVCLMFDMREEGETDPRRLNQMMQDLEVFISIKPKVKQTSKSVVVKGLERNMSSLYEARRLLLGLDSCEIAKVTQPTPDPTNGLTHYWLSMLLQQLRLAEQGPLFSQVAMGSQCHNNKPRPSMPPGLTTPTEEGRSGLSWTGSDCRPLEKILENEDHSGQSEKERGGPLLMTSAEAGEAVTNGGHAPRMLSGRRGSLQGPEHCRVLSLGRRHSTGQAFTHRLLSGELEGGARRDRRNSLRREVILVHDVLDESSLRDDESSLGDEDYDYEQKKLLASRAMQRKPMVTEVQTPTDHWSGLGFSKSMPAEAVKELRNVSRRSYKPYLSDGSASQQLAWAHQALRDRACNGSNSDNWRDRRGSASSVSSVPTSSSSSSSPSSPPAQFSSFFSSSASSGNPLPPFVSSSCNRGRGNDKVADSFMCSSGSYFEGGTSCSRRASTCSQRSPSPLEDDLPEVLCQLGLGKYVDVLHQQEIDYQTFLTLSDEDLKEVGVSTFGARRKMLLAICELTRSKRRLSDTSSVKSVYLEGGASGRLPPIVDLEVAGQSKHW, from the exons ATGGCCACCAGCACCACGGAGGGCAGTGCTCCATCCGCGGCCAGGGTAGAGCCACAGGAGCCTGACTCAGAACCTAGCTTAGGACCCGGCTCAGACCCTCAACCTGAGCCCAGCATCACTCACAGCCCAGACAAGAACCAGGACCAAGTTCAAGAGCAGAACCAGGATCTGgaacaggaccaggaccaggaccaggaccaggaccggaAACAGGACCAAGTTCAAGAGAACCAGGAAGAGGACCAGAGacagaaccaggaccagaaaATGGACCAGGAGAAGAACCAAACCCACTACCAGAACCATGACAGGGACAAGGATCTGGAacaagaccaggaccaggtccagAACAAGGAtcaagaccaggaccaggaccaggaccagaaccaagaccaaaaccacaacaacaaccaggaTCAGGTCAAAGACCAGGAccaagaccaggaccaggaccagaaccaAGACcaaaaccacaaccacaaccacaaccaggaCCAGGTAAAAGACCAGGACCAAGACCAGTACCAGGACCAGAACCAAGACCAAAACcaaaaccacaaccacaaccaggaCCAGGTCAAAGACAAGGACCAAGACCAGGACCGGAAACTGGACCAGGAACCGGACCAGAAACAGGACCAGAAGAAGAACCAAACCCACAACAAGAAACAGGATCAGGACCAGGTCCGGAACCaagaccgggaccaggaccaggaccagaaccaAGACcaaaaccacaaccacaaccacaaccaggaCCAGGTCAAAGACCAGGACCAAGACCAGGAGCGGAAACAGGACCAGGAACAGGACCAGAAACAGGACCAAAACCACAACCAGACCTCCACTCTgccagagagggaggatgaagaggatgaggaagaggaggaggaggacggaagGAGGAAGGCAACGGGGCCGACCCCGGAGGACCAGGGCCTTCAGGGGCGGGGTTCAGACCCGGACCAGACGGAGGAGAGGTTTCGGATCGACCGGAAGAAGCTGGAGTGTATGTTGTATG GTCCGAGGCGAGGAGACGGCCTGTCAGGAGAGGAGTTCTTTGAGAGG GTgatgagggagacagacacccaGGTGAAATGGCCGTCCAAGTTGAAAATCGGTGCCAAGTCCAAGAAAG ACCCCCATGTGAAGGTGGAGGGAAAGAGAGCTAATGTTCTGGAAGCCAAAAGGAAAATCTTGGAAGTTCTGGAGACCAAG GTGAACAAGGTGACCCTGAAGATGGACGTGGCCCACACTGAGCACTCCCATGTGATTGGTAAAGGGGGCGGGAACATCAAGAACGTCATGGGGGTCACTTCCTGTCACATCCACTTCCCGGACTCCAACCGCCACAACGCCACGGGGGAGAAGAGCAACCAG gtgtccaTCGCCGGGCCTGTTGAGGGGGTGGAGGCGGCGCGGAGAAGCATCAGA gaCCTGCAGCCTCTGGCCCTGACCTTCGACCTCCCGGCCAGCCCGGTACCCCAGCCCCAGCTGGACGCGGGCTCCCCCGTCATCCAGCAGGTGTCCCAggccctgggggtgggggtgagctTCAGGGCcatccccccccagcccccgccgGCCCACCAGAGCCCCCCGGCCCAGCCGCTGTACGCCAGCCGCTGCTGCGTGCGCGGGCTGCAGGGGAACGCGGCGGACGTCCAG AAGGCGGTGTGCGTCCTGATGGAGCTGCTACTGGGGCCGGAGGTCGGaggtcagggggcggggctgatcGTCTCCAGCCAGCTGGACGTCACCTCCCAGCAGCACCTCTTCATGCTGGGCCAGAACGGAGCGCACTTCCTGGCCGTCATgcaccagacccagacccagatcATCCTGCCGGACCCCAGCGCTCCCCAGAGCCCCCCCTCGCTGCTGGTCCAGGGCAGCCCAGAGGGCGTGTGCCTGGCCCGGCAGCAGCTCATG gACTGCCTCCCTGTGTGTCTGATGTTTGACATgcgtgaggagggggagacggaccCCCGGAGACTGAACCAGATGATGCAGGACCTTGAGGTCTTCATCAGCATCAAACCCAAGGTCAAACAGACCAgcaag TCGGTGGTGGTGAAGGGTCTGGAGAGGAACATGTCCAGCCTGTATGAGGCCCGGCGTCTGCTCCTGGGTCTGGACTCCTGTGAGATCGCCAAGGTTACCCagccgacccctgaccccaccaaCGGGCTGACTCACTATTGGCTGagcatgttgctgcagcagctACGCCTGGCTGAGCAAG GCCCTTTGTTCAGCCAGGTGGCGATGGGTTCTCAGTGTCACAACAACAAGCCCCGCCCATCAATGCCCCCAGGCTTGACCACGCCCACCGAGGAAGGCCGGTCGGGTCTGAGCTGGACCGGGTCCGACTGCCGTCCTCTGGAGAAG ATCCTGGAAAACGAGGACCACTCCGGCCAatcagagaaggagaggggcggGCCCTTGTTGATGACCTCAGCGGAGGCGGGGGAGGCGGTGACTAACGGCGGCCACGCCCCCCGGATGCTGAGCGGACGCAGGGGCAGCCTGCAGGGTCCCGAGCACTGCAGGGTGTTGAGCCTGGGGAGGAGGCACTCCACGGGGCAGGCCTTCACACAcag gctgCTGAGCGGGGAACTGGAGGGAGGTGcaaggagagacaggaggaacAGCCTGAGGAGGGAGGTGATTCTGGTTCACGATGTTCTCGATGAGTCATCACTCAGGGACGATGAGTCATCACTCGGGGACGAG GATTACGACTACGAGCAGAAGAAGCTGCTCGCCTCCCGAG CCATGCAGAGGAagcccatggtgacggaggtcCAGACCCCCACAGACCACTGGAGCGGCCTGGGCTTCTCCAAGTCCATGCCGGCCGAGGCTGTGAAGGAGCTCCGCAACGTTAGCCGCCGCAGCTACAAGCCCTACCTGAGTGACGGCAGCGCCAGCCAACAGCTG GCTTGGGCCCACCAGGCCCTGAGGGACAGAGCGTGTAACGGCAGTAACTCGGACAACTGGAGGGACAGGCGGGGCTCGGCGTCTTCGGTCTCGTCagtccccacctcctcctcttcctcctcctcaccctcatcacctcctgcccagttctcctccttcttctcctcttccgcCTCCTCCGGCAATCCTTTACCTCCTTTCGTGTCCTCCTCTTGTAACAGAGGGAGGGGAAACGACAAGGTCG CGGACAGCTTCATGTGCAGCAGTGGCAGTTACTTTGAGGGCGGGACCTCTTGTTCTAGGAGGGCGTCGACATGCAGCCAgagaagcccctcccccctggagGACGACCTGCCGGAGGTTCTCTGTCAGCTGGGCCTCGGGAAATATGTGGATGTGCTCCACCAACAAgag ATTGACTACCAGACCTTCCTGACTCTGTCTGATGAGGATCTGAAAGAGGTGGGGGTCTCCACCTTTGGGGCCCGACGCAAGATGTTATTGGCAATCTGTG AGTTGACCAGAAGCAAGAGGAGACTCTCAGACACGTCCAGTGTGAAGTCAGTCTACCTGGAGGGCGGGGCTAGCGGGCGACTCCCACCAATCGTGGATTTGGAGGTGGCTGGGCAGAGCAAGCATTGGTGA